Proteins encoded by one window of Akkermansia muciniphila ATCC BAA-835:
- a CDS encoding glycoside hydrolase family 97 protein, with the protein MLVKSLIMLSSTAGCLLTGAGQAEETHASLQSPDGRLSWRLHAGSQAAHSLKKGGKTILEPSGLGVVVNGKNLAGGITGWNVEKVKDNVRDTFETRGKYPTSSVCFNEYVVSGKNSSLRLRARVFNNGVAFRYEWTEEVKKVPSLNISEEKTSFAFPEKTVLWTQDASSALGPCEGVWSPSRITDFKKDPGNPRSCVRTMPITAELPDGGVALIQEAANFNRKWSGIKFSLQDGACHTVYFQDPGGFSAPSSSEMPWRVILVNDDLNGLVRNDVIPSLAPEPDRKLFPEGSKASWIRPGRSTWTWWDRGNVLENDQYAFADMAAEFGWEYHLVDEGWKKWGPSLPESMGKLAKLASYAAGKNVGIWVWVRWSDVNNPANDWENMRSFFGSLSKTGIRGIKIDFMDSASQERLAFYDAVAENLAKNKLMVNFHGANTPTGEERSWPHEMSREGIYGGEQNIWAAIGGQHYCALPFTRLISGHADFTGGYFGHGPKLRGSSWTLQMAANIIYTSSMLHWVSNPADMEAAFPKDSPEREVVRNIPSVWEETIVLPPSAIGECAAFARRSGNQWYIALMNGDGRERTVSIPLNFLDKNTAYQATILRDLAEKNDGWSVETRKVTSGNALSFTMRIKGGGIVRMVPSGTRHPAP; encoded by the coding sequence ATGCTTGTAAAATCACTCATTATGCTCAGCAGTACGGCAGGATGCCTCCTGACCGGCGCCGGACAGGCGGAGGAAACGCACGCATCCCTGCAATCTCCGGACGGGCGGCTGTCCTGGAGGCTCCACGCGGGCAGCCAGGCCGCCCATTCTCTGAAAAAAGGCGGCAAAACGATTCTGGAACCATCCGGGCTGGGCGTCGTCGTGAATGGAAAAAACCTCGCCGGAGGCATCACGGGATGGAATGTGGAAAAAGTGAAGGATAACGTTCGCGACACCTTCGAGACGCGGGGCAAATACCCCACCTCTTCCGTCTGCTTCAATGAATACGTGGTTTCCGGGAAGAACTCCTCCCTCCGGCTCCGGGCCCGTGTCTTCAACAACGGGGTCGCCTTCCGCTATGAGTGGACGGAAGAGGTGAAGAAAGTGCCCTCGCTGAATATCAGTGAAGAAAAAACCTCCTTCGCCTTTCCGGAAAAAACCGTTCTGTGGACCCAGGACGCCTCCTCCGCCCTGGGCCCCTGCGAGGGGGTCTGGTCTCCTTCCAGAATAACGGATTTCAAAAAAGATCCCGGCAATCCCCGCAGCTGTGTCCGCACCATGCCGATTACGGCGGAACTGCCGGACGGAGGCGTCGCGCTCATACAGGAAGCAGCCAACTTCAACAGGAAATGGAGCGGCATTAAATTTTCCCTCCAGGATGGCGCATGCCATACGGTATATTTTCAGGATCCCGGCGGCTTTTCCGCCCCCTCATCCTCGGAAATGCCCTGGCGTGTCATCCTAGTGAATGACGACCTGAACGGACTGGTCCGGAATGACGTCATCCCTTCCCTGGCTCCGGAACCGGACAGGAAGCTTTTTCCGGAAGGTTCCAAAGCCTCCTGGATCAGGCCGGGCCGCTCTACCTGGACCTGGTGGGACCGCGGGAATGTCCTGGAAAACGACCAATACGCTTTTGCCGATATGGCTGCCGAATTCGGCTGGGAATACCACCTCGTTGACGAAGGGTGGAAAAAATGGGGGCCATCCCTACCAGAAAGCATGGGCAAGCTGGCCAAACTGGCCAGCTACGCCGCTGGCAAAAATGTAGGCATCTGGGTATGGGTGCGATGGTCAGACGTCAACAACCCCGCCAATGACTGGGAAAATATGCGCAGCTTTTTCGGCTCACTCTCCAAAACGGGAATCAGGGGAATCAAGATAGACTTTATGGACTCCGCCTCTCAGGAACGCTTGGCCTTCTACGACGCCGTAGCGGAAAATCTGGCGAAAAACAAGCTTATGGTCAACTTCCACGGAGCCAATACCCCCACGGGGGAGGAACGTTCCTGGCCGCACGAAATGAGCCGGGAAGGCATTTACGGCGGAGAACAGAACATCTGGGCCGCCATTGGCGGGCAGCACTACTGCGCGCTGCCTTTCACCCGCCTGATATCCGGCCACGCCGATTTCACGGGAGGCTACTTTGGCCACGGCCCCAAGCTGCGCGGCTCTTCCTGGACCCTCCAAATGGCTGCCAATATCATTTACACGTCCTCCATGCTTCACTGGGTCTCCAACCCTGCGGACATGGAAGCTGCTTTCCCGAAGGATTCCCCTGAACGGGAAGTTGTCCGGAACATCCCTTCCGTATGGGAGGAAACCATCGTCCTTCCGCCGTCTGCCATTGGGGAATGCGCTGCCTTCGCCCGGCGGTCAGGAAACCAGTGGTACATTGCTCTGATGAACGGAGACGGCAGGGAACGCACCGTTTCCATTCCTTTGAATTTCCTGGACAAAAACACGGCATACCAGGCCACCATTCTCCGGGATCTGGCGGAAAAAAATGACGGATGGAGCGTGGAAACCCGGAAAGTCACTTCCGGAAATGCCCTTTCCTTCACCATGCGCATCAAAGGCGGAGGTATCGTCCGCATGGTTCCCTCCGGAACGCGGCATCCTGCCCCCTAA
- a CDS encoding protein kinase domain-containing protein: MEHYKILKVLGSGGFGITYLVRDTMLKRKVVLKENFPSSYAYRDPFTGCVIPNNEHDAESFQWTLSNFLNEARVLAQLDSPGIVRVLSVFECNGTAYFSMDYVQGLPMDYLGEQQLLAGNCYSEAKLKGLLVHILQILDYLHKKGICHRDIKPGNILLTQEGAPVLIDFGASRRIESNHTQTVLATRGFSSPEQALGRKDMGPWSDLYSLGATFYSLLKGFAPPRGEERLINDTIQPLAASSSLSSHYSKNFLKTIDKALSPRVEDRYASAEAWMKDLRVEGGAVSTIQFSPEEFKSARKRFFNLFALSSSRLMSEGQEHLRTSRKIAFGMIIVLGIIGALLGYSIHGGNRTENEDALGLRFPSVMSTPIPQIISDSRDVSLLSSMDHFDVRLDSPSLSRHALPSVLPDRFSLACVHLRVLQEDKMCPPLYLTIRDEQGKLVSRSFNGFSFTLIESPVLTGFRFVDLPALKVDAPYRFSFETKDNVPHPLKVVSSQITTLESGKVLKPHFKFICAAYDPGVKASLDSPENSKLRELLIASRKRNRTEIDSIVLTEREKVQLRKFARAGYPSAQYKIARLIFERDGRYGEEGGAWLYKAAMGGFIVAQRDLAFLLVGGKEFFPDILQCPVSLSQNYSQAVDLLLMSFTAQDPSALYMLGILYSQGWGVDYSAEMVMRLSKLLAGSGYDLSRLTLSAPILAHWELLGQQDGAYTRMCCSIPDRKMKQFSGVRLVRTSKEGGSLFIDKVILFRDGQEVMSRSFRSALTQESPVLEVSMNMEDYAENVENFEWSIEVIMASANTCGIMEMMEKKELSNDKEKRI, translated from the coding sequence TTGGAACATTATAAAATCCTGAAGGTGCTGGGCAGCGGAGGGTTTGGCATTACCTACCTGGTGCGGGACACCATGCTGAAGAGAAAAGTAGTTCTTAAAGAAAACTTTCCTTCTTCTTATGCTTACCGGGATCCGTTTACAGGGTGCGTGATACCCAACAATGAACACGATGCCGAGTCTTTCCAGTGGACCCTTTCCAACTTTTTAAATGAGGCCCGTGTTCTTGCACAACTGGATTCGCCCGGTATCGTGCGGGTTCTTTCCGTGTTTGAGTGTAACGGAACGGCTTATTTTTCCATGGATTACGTTCAGGGTCTTCCCATGGATTATCTGGGAGAGCAGCAGCTTCTTGCGGGGAACTGTTATTCCGAGGCCAAGTTGAAGGGGCTGCTGGTGCACATCCTCCAGATTTTGGATTACCTTCATAAAAAAGGCATCTGCCACAGGGATATCAAACCGGGAAATATCCTGCTTACGCAGGAAGGGGCTCCCGTCCTCATTGATTTCGGCGCGTCGCGCCGTATCGAGAGCAACCACACCCAGACCGTTCTGGCGACACGTGGTTTTTCTTCTCCGGAGCAGGCGCTGGGCAGAAAAGATATGGGGCCCTGGAGCGACCTTTATTCCCTGGGTGCTACATTTTATTCCCTGCTGAAGGGCTTTGCGCCGCCCAGAGGGGAGGAACGGCTGATCAACGACACCATACAGCCGCTGGCCGCATCCTCTTCGTTGTCTTCCCATTATTCGAAAAATTTTCTGAAAACCATCGACAAGGCCCTTTCTCCGCGTGTGGAAGACCGTTATGCTTCCGCAGAAGCGTGGATGAAGGATCTGAGGGTTGAGGGAGGCGCCGTTTCAACCATTCAGTTCTCCCCCGAGGAGTTCAAATCAGCCCGTAAGCGTTTTTTCAATTTGTTTGCCTTATCCTCTTCCCGCCTTATGTCGGAAGGACAGGAACATTTGAGGACGAGTCGGAAGATAGCGTTTGGGATGATTATTGTCCTGGGAATTATAGGCGCGCTTCTGGGATATTCTATTCACGGGGGGAACAGAACGGAGAATGAAGATGCGTTAGGGCTGCGTTTTCCCAGTGTGATGTCCACTCCCATTCCCCAGATTATTTCAGATTCAAGGGATGTGTCATTGTTAAGTTCCATGGATCATTTTGACGTCAGGCTGGATAGCCCGTCTTTATCGCGTCATGCTCTGCCGTCCGTGCTGCCCGACCGTTTTTCACTTGCATGCGTTCATTTAAGGGTGCTTCAGGAAGACAAGATGTGCCCGCCCCTGTATCTGACCATACGTGATGAGCAGGGGAAGCTGGTTTCCCGGTCATTTAACGGTTTTTCCTTCACCTTGATTGAAAGTCCGGTGCTTACAGGATTCCGTTTTGTGGATCTTCCTGCTCTGAAAGTAGATGCCCCTTACAGATTCAGTTTTGAGACCAAGGATAATGTTCCCCATCCTTTGAAGGTGGTTTCTTCCCAAATTACGACGTTGGAGAGCGGGAAAGTCCTGAAGCCCCATTTCAAATTCATCTGCGCGGCGTATGATCCCGGTGTGAAAGCTTCTCTGGACAGCCCGGAGAACAGCAAACTCCGGGAACTGCTTATCGCTTCCCGGAAAAGGAACCGTACGGAAATTGATTCCATCGTGCTGACGGAGCGGGAGAAGGTTCAGTTGCGGAAATTCGCCAGGGCGGGGTATCCTTCCGCGCAGTATAAAATAGCCCGTCTTATTTTCGAACGGGATGGAAGATACGGGGAAGAAGGTGGCGCCTGGCTTTATAAGGCGGCCATGGGCGGCTTTATTGTCGCCCAGAGGGATTTGGCGTTTCTTCTTGTAGGCGGCAAGGAGTTTTTCCCGGATATTCTTCAGTGTCCGGTCAGCCTGTCCCAGAACTATTCCCAGGCGGTTGATTTGCTGTTGATGTCTTTTACGGCGCAGGATCCTTCCGCCCTGTACATGCTGGGCATTTTGTATTCCCAGGGGTGGGGGGTGGATTATTCCGCAGAGATGGTCATGAGGCTGTCCAAACTGTTGGCCGGTTCCGGTTATGATTTGTCGCGGCTCACTTTGTCCGCCCCCATTTTAGCCCATTGGGAGCTTCTGGGGCAGCAGGATGGCGCTTATACGCGGATGTGCTGTTCCATTCCGGACAGGAAGATGAAGCAATTTTCAGGTGTTCGTCTGGTGCGGACTTCCAAAGAGGGGGGAAGTCTTTTTATTGACAAGGTAATTCTGTTCAGGGACGGGCAGGAAGTTATGTCCCGTTCTTTCCGTTCGGCTCTTACCCAGGAATCTCCCGTTCTGGAGGTGTCCATGAATATGGAGGATTACGCAGAGAATGTGGAGAATTTCGAGTGGTCAATAGAAGTGATCATGGCTTCGGCCAACACATGCGGCATCATGGAAATGATGGAAAAAAAGGAGCTTTCCAACGATAAAGAGAAGCGGATTTGA
- a CDS encoding TRCF domain-containing protein encodes MRDLEIRGAGNLLGTQQSGHIAAIGFDLYCQLLQQSIAQMQGKRTAPRPDAALRTDFIINSETQFAAKSRKDYLGAFLPREYISDAALRISAYKDLAAVRTLKEADNLLRAWEDRFGPAPETVRHLLDSHKIKILASHANISMVEISGQRLMLTRNGDFILLSNKFPRLASAAPADKLRETLDMLKNI; translated from the coding sequence ATGAGGGACCTGGAAATACGCGGTGCGGGCAACCTGTTGGGAACCCAGCAGAGCGGCCACATCGCCGCCATAGGCTTTGACCTGTATTGCCAGCTTCTCCAGCAATCCATCGCCCAGATGCAGGGCAAACGCACGGCCCCCCGTCCGGATGCGGCTCTAAGAACGGACTTCATCATCAACAGCGAAACGCAGTTCGCCGCAAAATCCCGCAAGGACTATCTGGGAGCCTTCCTTCCCAGGGAATACATCAGTGACGCGGCCCTGCGCATCTCCGCCTACAAGGATCTGGCCGCCGTCCGGACCCTTAAGGAAGCGGACAATCTGCTCCGCGCCTGGGAAGACCGCTTCGGCCCCGCGCCGGAAACGGTGCGCCACCTGCTGGACTCCCACAAAATCAAAATCCTGGCATCCCATGCCAACATCTCCATGGTGGAAATCAGCGGACAGCGCCTGATGCTCACCAGAAACGGGGATTTTATCCTGTTGTCCAACAAATTCCCGCGGCTGGCAAGCGCCGCTCCCGCGGACAAACTCCGGGAAACGCTGGACATGCTGAAAAACATTTAA
- a CDS encoding DEAD/DEAH box helicase — protein MAEEASISALMDRVARTAPFHRELAKLGTEEQAVFDHTSLPGVPFVAALCIRTLPNTARAWVVAPHLRAQEALAAQLETWGVRHLLFIPEKEVALGEEMGDPELAAERLNILHRISSSRTGGQTIILTEGSLNDEVPSPDGMQNQGITLKTGETHAPDDLIRQFGEAGFEGVPQVISRGQWSRRGGILDVFPLQSSHPVRLEFFDDEIESIREFDVDSQISFRKAEHVNLILTEAEGAETLRDWIKPGDLVITAPFCKERGNVCILTSPPENAAGEEDFSLAIHDNPLGSFEAGDFVMQEMRRELAERQIREWLDRKWNVSMFFPNEGEEERFRDICAGTPSLLSITPLRGELPAGFSIPEAKTAVLSSSELFGRYQSATARRRASREDKARKARAQASLKDINPGDLVVHTSYGIGKFINISAAPDSGDEEMNILYRDNTILHVPLSQAHLVSRYIGLGSKTPELNKLGDSKWQRAKKSAERSVADYAAQLLNVQAERQTGKGYSHPPDSKWMWEFESSFPFRETQDQLRAIAQTKADMESTRPMDRLICGDVGFGKTEVAIRAAFKCVTGGRQAAVLVPTTVLAEQHFRTFKERMSEYPVRIEMLSRFSSAANIRSTLEGLRTGAVDIVIGTHRLISDDVSMKNLGLVVIDEEQRFGVRHKEKFKERFKGIDVLTLSATPIPRTLYIALMGARDMSSIETPPVNRQPVQTSVCPYDERIMKKAMERELERGGQIFLLHNRVKTIELFRDRIQALVPKARIVIGHGQMPKEELEKVMRTFVQGKADILLATTIIESGIDIPNANTIIIDRADRFGLADLYQLRGRVGRAGHRAYAYLMLPRSATTTGDARKRVSAIKQYTELGSRLQNCHEGPGNTRCGQPVGNPAERPHRRHRL, from the coding sequence ATGGCAGAAGAAGCTTCCATATCCGCCCTGATGGACAGGGTAGCCCGTACCGCCCCCTTTCACCGGGAACTGGCGAAACTGGGCACGGAGGAACAGGCGGTTTTCGACCATACTTCCCTGCCCGGGGTGCCGTTTGTAGCGGCCCTGTGTATCAGAACCCTTCCGAATACCGCCCGGGCCTGGGTGGTCGCGCCCCATTTGCGGGCTCAGGAAGCCCTTGCAGCCCAACTGGAAACCTGGGGAGTGCGCCACCTCCTCTTCATTCCGGAAAAAGAGGTGGCCCTAGGGGAGGAAATGGGGGACCCGGAGCTCGCCGCGGAACGTCTGAATATCCTTCACCGCATCTCTTCCAGCCGCACGGGCGGCCAAACCATCATTTTGACGGAAGGCAGCCTGAACGATGAGGTTCCGTCCCCCGACGGCATGCAAAACCAGGGGATCACCCTGAAAACGGGGGAGACGCACGCACCGGACGACTTGATACGGCAGTTTGGGGAAGCGGGATTTGAAGGTGTTCCACAGGTCATTTCCCGCGGGCAATGGTCCCGACGCGGCGGCATCCTGGATGTCTTTCCTCTCCAGTCCTCCCACCCCGTGCGCCTGGAGTTTTTTGACGATGAAATTGAATCCATCCGGGAATTTGATGTGGATTCCCAGATTTCCTTCCGCAAGGCGGAACACGTCAACCTCATACTGACGGAAGCCGAGGGCGCGGAAACCCTGCGGGACTGGATCAAACCGGGCGACCTGGTTATTACCGCCCCTTTCTGCAAGGAACGGGGGAACGTATGCATCCTCACCTCCCCCCCGGAAAATGCGGCGGGGGAAGAAGACTTCTCCCTTGCCATCCATGACAATCCCCTGGGCAGCTTTGAGGCGGGGGACTTCGTGATGCAGGAAATGCGCCGTGAACTGGCGGAACGCCAAATCCGGGAATGGCTGGACCGGAAATGGAATGTCAGCATGTTCTTCCCCAATGAAGGGGAGGAAGAACGCTTCCGGGACATCTGCGCCGGAACGCCCTCTCTGCTGTCCATCACCCCCCTTCGCGGAGAACTTCCGGCAGGGTTCAGCATCCCGGAAGCGAAAACGGCCGTCCTCTCTTCCTCGGAACTGTTCGGCAGGTACCAGTCCGCTACGGCGCGCCGCCGCGCCAGCCGGGAAGACAAGGCGCGCAAGGCACGCGCGCAGGCATCCCTGAAAGACATCAATCCCGGTGATCTGGTGGTGCATACCAGCTACGGCATCGGCAAATTCATCAACATTTCCGCCGCCCCTGACTCCGGAGACGAGGAAATGAACATCCTCTACCGGGACAACACGATCCTGCACGTCCCCCTCAGCCAGGCGCACCTGGTCTCACGATACATAGGCCTGGGAAGCAAAACGCCGGAACTCAACAAACTGGGGGACTCCAAATGGCAGCGCGCCAAAAAATCCGCAGAACGATCCGTGGCGGATTACGCCGCCCAGCTCCTCAACGTCCAGGCGGAACGCCAGACAGGAAAAGGCTACAGCCACCCCCCGGACAGCAAATGGATGTGGGAATTTGAAAGCTCCTTTCCCTTCCGGGAAACCCAGGACCAGCTCCGCGCCATCGCCCAGACGAAAGCGGACATGGAATCCACCCGCCCCATGGACCGCCTGATCTGCGGAGACGTGGGCTTCGGAAAAACGGAAGTTGCCATCCGCGCCGCCTTCAAATGCGTGACGGGAGGCCGCCAGGCGGCCGTGCTGGTCCCCACCACCGTATTGGCGGAACAGCATTTCCGCACGTTCAAGGAACGCATGAGCGAATACCCCGTACGTATTGAAATGCTCAGCCGCTTCAGTAGCGCGGCGAACATCCGCTCCACGCTGGAAGGGCTCAGAACGGGAGCCGTGGACATCGTCATAGGCACGCACCGGCTCATTTCCGATGACGTATCCATGAAAAATCTGGGCCTGGTAGTCATTGACGAGGAACAGCGCTTCGGCGTCAGACACAAGGAAAAATTCAAGGAACGCTTCAAGGGAATTGACGTGCTGACGCTGTCCGCCACGCCCATTCCCCGCACCCTGTACATTGCCCTGATGGGAGCACGTGACATGAGCTCCATTGAAACCCCTCCCGTCAACCGGCAGCCCGTCCAGACAAGCGTGTGCCCTTACGACGAACGCATCATGAAAAAGGCCATGGAACGCGAGCTGGAGCGCGGAGGACAGATTTTCCTGCTGCACAACCGCGTGAAAACCATCGAACTGTTCCGGGACCGCATCCAGGCCCTGGTGCCCAAGGCCCGCATCGTCATCGGCCACGGCCAAATGCCTAAAGAAGAACTGGAAAAGGTCATGCGCACCTTCGTGCAGGGAAAAGCGGACATCCTGCTGGCCACCACCATCATCGAATCCGGCATCGACATTCCGAACGCCAACACCATCATCATTGACCGCGCGGACCGCTTCGGCCTGGCGGACCTTTACCAGCTCCGCGGCCGCGTGGGCCGTGCGGGTCACCGGGCCTACGCCTACCTCATGCTCCCCAGATCCGCCACCACCACGGGAGACGCCCGCAAACGCGTCTCCGCCATCAAACAGTATACGGAACTGGGTTCCCGGCTTCAAAATTGCCATGAGGGACCTGGAAATACGCGGTGCGGGCAACCTGTTGGGAACCCAGCAGAGCGGCCACATCGCCGCCATAGGCTTTGA
- a CDS encoding SHD1 domain-containing protein — MPPVLPLMKKPARLCLAAGTLFTLFLTPLAQGRTWTNLQGKKLEAEFIRLDGQKAVLKRSGGQTVSIPLTQLSREDRDFIAEQEKGGALPSNTADNYHLPWPRSVKCPDNFKVETIKEEPGEYIYETPHFRFICDAKLGTGMIKRLGLLFEATHLANKTLPIGNSPAHDDSAKFPAYLYEKFSTYLENGGREGTAGIFLGTTRPGDRGRILVPFDSLGVKTMGSTYVIDRDKDASTLIHELTHQLMSSQAKQASWFCEGSAEYMGMTPYAGGRFNFGANRSHIVSRVTEYGKKNTGGRALGDDFEAPGLEAYMNMPYSQFTGENANLNYGLAALMAYYFYHMDGKGDARRIKNYMKAIQSGTSEKEAQKLLLDGRSYEELAKEIEQKWRKAGVKIRFRSSS, encoded by the coding sequence ATGCCTCCCGTCTTACCCCTGATGAAAAAGCCCGCACGCCTCTGCCTGGCGGCGGGAACTCTGTTCACCCTTTTCCTTACCCCCCTTGCACAGGGGCGCACCTGGACCAACCTCCAAGGGAAAAAACTGGAAGCAGAATTCATCAGGCTGGACGGCCAGAAAGCCGTGCTGAAACGTTCCGGCGGCCAAACCGTCTCCATTCCCCTCACCCAGCTCTCCCGGGAAGACAGGGATTTCATCGCGGAACAGGAAAAAGGAGGGGCACTCCCCTCCAATACGGCGGACAATTACCACCTGCCGTGGCCCAGGAGCGTCAAATGCCCGGACAATTTCAAGGTGGAAACCATCAAGGAGGAACCGGGAGAATATATTTATGAAACACCCCATTTCCGCTTCATCTGCGACGCCAAGCTGGGCACCGGCATGATCAAGCGCCTGGGCCTCCTCTTTGAGGCCACCCACTTGGCCAACAAAACCCTTCCTATAGGAAACTCCCCTGCCCATGACGATTCCGCCAAATTCCCCGCCTACCTGTATGAAAAATTCAGCACCTATCTGGAAAACGGCGGACGCGAAGGCACGGCGGGCATCTTCCTGGGGACAACGCGGCCAGGGGACCGCGGAAGAATTCTGGTTCCGTTCGATTCCCTGGGAGTCAAAACCATGGGAAGCACATACGTCATTGACCGTGACAAGGACGCTTCCACCCTCATCCATGAACTGACGCACCAGCTCATGTCTTCGCAGGCCAAGCAGGCCAGCTGGTTTTGTGAAGGCTCCGCGGAATACATGGGCATGACGCCCTATGCCGGAGGCCGCTTCAACTTTGGAGCCAACCGATCCCACATTGTCTCCCGCGTGACGGAATACGGCAAAAAAAATACGGGGGGACGGGCCCTTGGGGATGACTTTGAGGCGCCCGGCCTGGAAGCTTACATGAACATGCCCTATTCCCAGTTCACGGGAGAAAACGCCAACCTGAACTACGGCCTGGCCGCCCTGATGGCCTACTATTTTTACCACATGGACGGCAAGGGCGATGCCCGGCGCATCAAGAATTACATGAAAGCCATTCAATCCGGAACCAGTGAAAAGGAAGCTCAGAAACTCCTCCTTGACGGACGGAGCTATGAAGAACTGGCCAAAGAAATTGAACAGAAATGGCGCAAGGCCGGCGTTAAAATCCGCTTCCGTTCCTCTTCCTGA